Below is a genomic region from Microbacterium galbinum.
GCGCACTACCTGGGCGTCGACCTGGGCGAGCGCGACGTCGACGAGACGTTCACCTTCGACTTCGATCACGAGAACTTCAATCAGTCGAAGTCGGGGTACAAGGGGATCGCCGACCTGCTCGCGCAGCGCCCCTACACGCTGCGGGAGCTGGCGTGGGAGGTGCTGCGCCGCCGCTTCACCGTCGGCACGCCCGACACCCTCGCCGCCCACCTCATCGAGCGGTACGAGAACGGTGCGGCCAACGGGTTCATCCTGATGGCGCCGACCCTTCCCGACACCCTCACCCGGTTCGTCGAGCACATCGTGCCCCGCCTGACCGATCACGGAATCTACCCGGGGGAGTACGCGGGCGACACCCTGCGCGAGAACCTCGGCCTCGCCCGCCCCGCCGGAAGGTACGCCGCATGACCCGTCGACTGCTCCTCGCCGCTTTCCTCTTCCACCCGGGAGGGTCGCACGTCTCGGGCTGGCGTCACGACGACGCCGAGCCGCACCGGCACGTCGACATCGACTACTACGCCGACTTCGCGCAGACCGCCGAGCGCGGCATCTTCGACACGCTCTTCCTCGCCGACGGGCTGTACTTCTGGGATCGCTTCCCCTCGGGGGTCGACCACTACGGTCAGACCCGGCTCGAACCGCTCACGCTGCTGTCGGCGCTCGCCGCGCGCACGAGCCGGATCGGGCTCGCGGCCACGGTCTCGACCAGCTACAACGAGCCGTACCACGTGGCCCGCGCGCTCGCCTCGCTCGATCACATCAGCCGTGGACGCGCCGCCTGGAACCTCGTCACCTCGCGCTACCCCGAGGAGGCCCGCAACTTCGGCGGCGATGCGCACCTCGACCACGCGCTGCGGTACGAGCGCGGGCGGGAGTTCGTCGACGTGGTGCAGTTGCTCTGGGACAGCTGGGCCGACGATGCGATCCTCGCCGATCGCACGAGCGGGCTGTTCGCCGACCCCGAGAAGCTGCACGTGACCGATCATCGGGGAGACCATTTCGCGGTGCGCGGGCCCCTCAACATCGCGCGACCTCCGCAGGGGCATCCGCTGCTCTTCCAGGCCGGCGGGTCGGAGGCCGGGCAGGAGCTGGCGGCGGCGACCGCGGATGCCGTGTTCGCCCGCTCGCTGCCGCTCGCCGAGGCGCAGCGGTTCTCCGCCGGGCTCAAGGCGCGTGTGGTCGCTCACGGGCGCGACCCCGGAGACGTCGCGATCCTGCCGCAGTACCGTCCGGTCGTGGGCGAGACGACGGCGGATGCCCGGGCCGAGGCCGCACGCATCCTCGCGTCGACACCCGACGCGTTGATCGTCGAAGACGTCGCGCACTCGATCGGGCAGGTGCTGAGCGCGGATCCGGATGCCGTGATCGCGCTCGAGTCGGACGCCGGTGCCGCGGGCGGTGTCGCCGCCGGCATCGCCAACGAGTCGAAGTCACCGAACCGGCGCCTCGCGCGGCTGCAGGCGGGGGAGCGCCTGACGGCGCGGGAGCTGTACGCCGAGTCGTTCTGGGAGTCGGTGTCGGTGGGTACGGCGTTCGAGATCGCCGACGACATCCAGGAGCGCTTCGAGACCGGCGCCGCCGACGGCTTCGTCGTGCAGGCGCTCACGCAGCCGACCGGGTTCCGCGAGTTCGTCG
It encodes:
- a CDS encoding NtaA/DmoA family FMN-dependent monooxygenase (This protein belongs to a clade of FMN-dependent monooxygenases, within a broader family of flavin-dependent oxidoreductases, the luciferase-like monooxygenase (LMM) family, some of whose members use coenzyme F420 rather than FMN.), translated to MTRRLLLAAFLFHPGGSHVSGWRHDDAEPHRHVDIDYYADFAQTAERGIFDTLFLADGLYFWDRFPSGVDHYGQTRLEPLTLLSALAARTSRIGLAATVSTSYNEPYHVARALASLDHISRGRAAWNLVTSRYPEEARNFGGDAHLDHALRYERGREFVDVVQLLWDSWADDAILADRTSGLFADPEKLHVTDHRGDHFAVRGPLNIARPPQGHPLLFQAGGSEAGQELAAATADAVFARSLPLAEAQRFSAGLKARVVAHGRDPGDVAILPQYRPVVGETTADARAEAARILASTPDALIVEDVAHSIGQVLSADPDAVIALESDAGAAGGVAAGIANESKSPNRRLARLQAGERLTARELYAESFWESVSVGTAFEIADDIQERFETGAADGFVVQALTQPTGFREFVDQVVPELQLRGLTRRAYEESTLGERFGRARPERRVPESVLS